One Lytechinus variegatus isolate NC3 chromosome 14, Lvar_3.0, whole genome shotgun sequence genomic region harbors:
- the LOC121427702 gene encoding uncharacterized protein LOC121427702, giving the protein MTTPNVTSTPESILSPVSPSIAPVSIKLPPFWANDPEIWFVQVEAQFHTKGITAEITKFNYVVASLQQEVVMEVRDIITAIPADNPYQKLKAALVKRTTVSEQTRLNRLLSGEELGDKSPSQLLRRMQLLMGTSTMEDSIFRQLFLQRLPTNVQVILAASSDGVSLVDLAALSDKIVEVAGPTSISNIQSKLAPSQPPPLPAHETKVDQLSAQVAQLTMQVQALTCSLLDNRGRGRSRQRKSKDSNKRPQSVSRSPNRSEQHAGAQCWYHWKHGSSAQKCISPCSFSAGHAQGNGPAKE; this is encoded by the coding sequence ATGACTACCCCTAATGTTACCTCTACTCCTGAATCTATTCTTTCTCCAGTATCACCCTCTATTGCTCCGGTGAGCATTAAGCTCCCACCATTCTGGGCAAACGACCCGGAAATTTGGTTTGTTCAGGTGGAGGCCCAATTTCACACGAAGGGTATTACCGCCGAAATTACCAAATTCAATTATGTAGTTGCCTCACTACAACAGGAGGTAGTTATGGAGGTGAGGGACATCATTACAGCTATCCCGGCCGATAACCCATATCAGAAATTAAAAGCTGCATTGGTCAAGCGAACGACCGTCTCCGAGCAGACGCGCCTCAATCGGTTGCTGTCAGGAGAGGAGCTCGGAGACAAGTCGCCATCGCAACTCCTCCGGCGGATGCAGCTATTGATGGGGACGAGCACAATGGAGGATTCCATATTTCGGCAATTATTTTTGCAACGCTTGCCCACCAACGTGCAGGTCATCCTAGCCGCATCAAGCGATGGGGTGAGTTTGGTGGACTTGGCGGCGCTTTCGGACAAAATTGTCGAAGTTGCAGGCCCAACTAGCATATCTAACATTCAGTCTAAGTTGGCGCCATCACAACCTCCTCCACTCCCTGCGCACGAAACTAAAGTCGACCAGCTCTCTGCACAGGTTGCCCAGCTTACGATGCAGGTCCAAGCATTAACCTGCTCCTTGCTAGATAACCGCGGGAGAGGTCGCAGTCGGCAGCGCAAGTCGAAAGACTCAAATAAGCGCCCTCAGTCAGTTTCGCGCAGCCCGAACCGCAGTGAACAGCATGCAGGTGCCCAGTGCTGGTATCACTGGAAGCATGGGAGCAGTGCTCAAAAGTGCATAAGTCCTTGCTCTTTCTCAGCAGGACACGCCCAGGGAAACGGTCCCGCCAAGGAATAG
- the LOC121427703 gene encoding E3 ubiquitin-protein ligase TRIM71-like: protein MAEKCGSEKASSSSPNLICPLCLDIFVEATILTSCEHTFCRRCLKKYDLTHQDLDHMVCPLCREITKLSANRVDDLRLNVSINGCVDDHHAKCGGMNAVLEMRPKCSGCKLQGDAVSFCRTCNNYICDKCLQCHQYLSVFEDHEIVSIDDVIEGKVSIGHLFEKCSIHKPENKDMFCEVCKVHVCHKCVLVDHQNHKVKNQVNFEQELRQKVTDLAQRCADKKAELEKNIQNIEIQRHEVHTAVQTLLDDVKQAYSIKAKELEENLRNLTEQIHALQHSFDDDLDVLKSKDRQRIKSICSSITLVNNDRLGHLETDTLSAHILLCEELDAMLKEVTDHTSAEAIKKKAHEKRFKPADDTQLDLGSISGSDPKMKVITCVDLRGVMLGMTRYSNSTVAIGNGGYAQGIDIIDSNGGKQRYSNILALNDMNCYDLVVQRDGAFCVSTGSTEAHFYSRFGSRKATIHVRNNFYYYLRVNRSPSDEIIITNYGTQIYIYDPTGSTLKRTVQTKHRTYQASTTRTGLIVTSSCWGNPHDPSVVTVYDRDGNAGESLQAPEGVYLYAAVDELDRVYVASVDEKNSNVVIRLYDLDGLNLKERVEFNSLNMTLDTWWCYLVSLSPDMLAFACCEKLYFMKVSL, encoded by the exons ATGGCTGAGAAGTGTGGATCAGAGAAAGCATCAAGTTCTTCACCGAACCTGATATGTCCATTATGTCTTGATATATTTGTCGAGGCGACGATCTTAACTTCATGTGAACATACATTTTGTAGGCGATGCCTCAAGAAATACGATCTAACCCACCAGGACCTTGATCACATGGTCTGTCCTCTCTGCAGGGAGATCACCAAGTTGTCTGCCAACCGTGTCGATGATCTCCGCCTCAATGTCTCCATCAACGGATGCGTAGACGATCACCACGCCAAGTGTGGAGGGATGAATGCTGTCCTCGAGATGCGACCAAAATGTTCTGGTTGCAAGCTTCAAGGAGATGCTGTCTCATTCTGCAGAACCTGTAATAACTACATATGTGATAAATGTTTGCAATGTCATCAATATCTGTCAGTCTTTGAAGATCATGAGATTGTCtccattgatgatgtcatcgaAGGGAAGGTCAGCATTGGTCATTTATTCGAGAAGTGTTCCATCCACAAACCAGAGAACAAGGACATGTTTTGTGAGGTTTGTAAGGTCCATGTCTGTCACAAGTGCGTACTCGTTGATCATCAAAATCACAAAGTCAAGAACCAGGTTAACTTTGAGCAGGAGTTGCGACAGAAG GTGACAGACCTTGCTCAACGATGTGCTGACAAGAAAGCAGAGCTGGAAAAGAACATTCAGAACATAGAAATACAACGTCATGAGGTACACACTGCAGTGCAGACACTACTAGATGATGTCAAGCAAGCCTACAGTATCAAGGCCAAGGAGCTGGAAGAAAATCTTCGAAATCTCACCGAGCAGATACATGCCTTACAGCATAGTTTTGATGACGACCTCGACGTCTTGAAGTCAAAAGATCGACAGAGGATCAAGAGTATATGTAGTTCAATTACTTTGGTAAATAACGACAGACTAGGTCATCTTGAGACAGACACTCTATCTGCTCATATCTTGCTCTGTGAGGAGCTGGATGCCATGCTGAAGGAGGTTACTGATCACACTTCTGCGGAAGCTATTAAGAAGAAAGCACACGAGAAGAGGTTCAAACCAGCAGACGATACTCAGCTTGACCTCGGGAGCATCTCAGGATCAGATCCCAAGATGAAAGTCATTACGTGTGTTGATCTACGGGGAGTGATGCTCGGTATGACAAGGTACTCCAATAGCACTGTCGCTATCGGGAATGGGGGATATGCACAAGGTATTGATATCATTGATTCAAATGGAGGAAAGCAGCGATATAGTAACATATTAGCCTTAAATGACATGAATTGTTATGATCTGGTTGTGCAACGGGACGGGGCGTTTTGCGTGTCCACTGGTTCTACAGAAGCCCACTTCTACTCTCGCTTTGGCTCTAGGAAAGCAACAATCCACGTGAGaaacaatttttattattatctcaGAGTTAACAGAAGTCCATCAgatgaaatcatcattactaactaTGGAACACAAATCTATATCTATGACCCGACAGGATCCACTCTTAAACGCACTGTTCAAACAAAGCACAGGACGTATCAGGCATCAACCACCAGGACGGGTTTGATCGTCACGAGTTCATGTTGGGGCAATCCACATGATCCAAGCGTGGTGACGGTCTATGACAGGGATGGGAATGCTGGTGAGTCTCTACAAGCTCCAGAGGGTGTCTACCTGTATGCTGCCGTGGATGAGCTGGACAGGGTGTATGTAGCGAGTGTTGATGAGAAGAATAGTAACGTCGTGATCAGGCTCTATGATCTTGATGGTCTGAACCTGAAGGAAAGAGTTGAGTTCAATTCACTTAATATGACATTGGATACTTGGTGGTGTTACTTGGTTTCCCTCTCTCCAGACATGCTCGCCTTTGCTTGTTGCGAGAAGTTATATTTCATGAAGGTATCACTGTAA
- the LOC121427985 gene encoding E3 ubiquitin-protein ligase TRIM36-like codes for MAEKTSSSSPNLICPLCLDIFVEATILTSCGHTFCRRCLKKYDLTHQDLDHMVCPLCREITKLSANRVDDLRLNVSINGCVDDYHAKCGGMNAVLEMCQKCTACKSLKDAVSFCRTCNYYMCDECLHCHQHLTVVFEGHEIVSMDDVIEGKVSIGHLFEKCSIHKPENKDMFCEDCKVHVCHKCVLVDHQNHKIKNQVNFEQELRRKVTGLAQRCADKKAELEKNIQNIEIQRHEVHTAVQTLLDDVREAYSIKAKELEENLRNLTDQIHALQNSFDDDLDVLKLKDRQRIKSICSSITLVDNDRLGHLETDTLSAHILLCEELDAMLKEVTDHTSAEAIKKTAQEKRFKPADDTRLELGSISGSDPKMDVIQCVDLREGMHGMARHSHSTVAIGYGWNAQGIDIIDSNGGKQQYRNTPLSDMKCFDLALQRDGVLCVTTGSTEAHIYSRLGCRKATIHVRSYINPLHVNKSPSDEIIITNYGKLVYIYDPTGSTLKRTVQTKHWTGQASTTRTGLIVTSSCWGNPHDPSVVTVYDRDGNAGESLQAPEGVYLYAAVDELDRVYVASVDEKNSSVVIRLYDLDGLNLKERVEFNALNMTLDTWWCYLVSLSPDMLAFACCEKLYFMKVSL; via the exons ATGGCTGAGAAAACATCAAGCTCTTCACCAAACCTGATATGTCCATTATGCCTTGATATATTTGTCGAGGCGACAATCTTAACTTCATGTGGACACACATTTTGTAGGCGATGCCTCAAGAAATACGATCTAACCCACCAGGACCTTGATCACATGGTCTGTCCTCTCTGCAGGGAGATCACCAAGTTGTCTGCCAACCGTGTCGATGATCTCCGCCTCAATGTCTCCATCAACGGATGCGTAGACGATTACCATGCCAAGTGTGGAGGGATGAATGCTGTCCTTGAGATGTGCCAGAAATGCACCGCTTGCAAGTCTCTGAAAGACGCTGTATCATTCTGCAGAACATGTAATTATTACATGTGTGATGAGTGCTTACATTGTCATCAACATCTTACAGTCGTCTTCGAAGGTCATGAGATTGTATCCATGGATGATGTGATCGAAGGGAAGGTCAGCATTGGTCATTTATTCGAGAAGTGTTCCATCCACAAACCAGAGAACAAGGATATGTTTTGTGAGGATTGTAAGGTCCACGTCTGTCACAAGTGCGTACTCGTTGatcatcaaaatcacaaaatcaagaACCAGGTTAACTTTGAGCAGGAGTTGCGACGGAAg GTGACAGGCCTTGCCCAACGCTGTGCCGACAAGAAAGCAGAGCTGGAGAAGAACATtcaaaacatagaaatacaacgTCATGAGGTACACACTGCAGTGCAGACACTACTAGATGATGTCAGGGAAGCCTACAGCATCAAGGCCAAGGAGCTGGAAGAAAATCTTCGAAATCTCACCGACCAAATACATGCCTTACAGAATAGTTTTGATGACGACCTCGACGTCTTGAAGTTAAAAGATCGACAGAGGATCAAGAGTATTTGTAGTTCAATTACTTTGGTAGATAATGACAGACTGGGTCATCTTGAGACAGACACTCTATCTGCTCATATCTTGCTCTGTGAGGAGCTGGATGCCATGCTGAAGGAGGTTACTGATCACACTTCTGCGGAAGCTATTAAGAAGACAGCACAGGAGAAGAGGTTCAAACCAGCAGATGATACTCGTCTTGAACTCGGGAGTATCTCAGGATCAGATCCCAAGATGGATGTCATTCAGTGTGTTGATCTACGGGAAGGGATGCACGGTATGGCAAGGCACTCCCATAGCACTGTCGCTATCGGGTATGGGTGGAATGCACAAGGTATTGATATCATTGATTCAAATGGTGGAAAGCAGCAGTATAGAAACACACCCTTAAGTGACATGAAATGTTTTGATCTGGCGTTGCAACGGGACGGGGTGTTATGCGTGACCACTGGTAGTACAGAAGCCCACATCTACTCTCGCCTTGGCTGTAGGAAAGCAACAATCCATGTGAGAAGCTATATAAATCCTCTACACGTTAACAAAAGTCCATCTgatgaaatcattattactaactATGGAAAACTAGTCTATATCTATGACCCGACAGGATCCACTCTCAAACGCACTGTTCAAACAAAGCACTGGACGGGTCAGGCATCTACTACCAGGACGGGTTTGATCGTCACGAGTTCATGTTGGGGCAATCCACATGATCCAAGCGTGGTGACGGTCTATGACAGGGATGGGAATGCTGGTGAGTCTCTACAAGCTCCAGAGGGTGTCTACCTGTATGCTGCCGTGGATGAGCTGGACAGGGTGTATGTAGCGAGTGTTGATGAGAAGAATAGTAGCGTCGTGATCAGGCTCTATGATCTTGATGGTCTGAACCTGAAGGAAAGAGTTGAGTTCAATGCACTTAATATGACATTGGATACTTGGTGGTGTTACTTGGTTTCCCTCTCTCCAGACATGCTCGCCTTTGCTTGTTGCGAGAAGTTATATTTCATGAAGGTATCACTGTAA